Genomic window (Oryza sativa Japonica Group chromosome 3, ASM3414082v1):
AGAAACGCAAAGGCATCCGTATCCAATGGCAGTCTCCTCTTTGGCCTTCGCTAGAGTCCTCGTCCCGCCATCTCCAAGAACAGGTAAACCATCCCAAATCTTCCCCATCTTTCTATCCCTTTGCACAAGATAGATTCTTGCTGCTGCTCATCTGTAGATGACTAGATTCCTCAATCCATCTCTTCGGTCCTTGCTCCATTTCGGATTAAAAGTAGTCCTTGCGATACTATTTGCATTACAAAATCGAGATCCACGGATTTCAGTCTGGTCGAAATTTCCCAGCTTTTGTTGCTAGGGGAGTGTGGTGTCGGTACCTAACCCTAGCCCAAAACCCAAAACCCAAGAATTCATGATTGATTTCTTGAGATTTATTCGACAGACAATCAGTGAATATCCCCAACCTGctgtgaagtttttttttttttttttttgcaatattgACTCTGTAATGGGGATTCTTTGATGCAGCATTAGCTTCGGCTTGCTCCCATTCTATCAAGATGTGCGCTTCTTCAGCCTCACCGTCGGAGTCAAAGAAGACCGTCTGGGTGTGGACAACAAATCGGCAGGTGATGACGGCAGCCGTGGAGAGGGGCTGGAGCACTTTCCTCTTTGGATCCAAAGATCTTGGCAAGGATTGGTCATGTGAGagcatttcttttttcttacaGCGATGTTAGGTTACATAATTGTTTCTTTATTTTTGGTAGATAAGGCACAATTTAGCTATTTTGCTTACCTCTAAATACAAAACCAGCTCGGCTGGCTtagatttcaaaaaaaaaaaaaacaatttagcTATTTTAGAAGAAACGACAGACATTTCACTGATGATTTGCCATAAGAAGAAACAACTATGTCTAGGCATTGCTCTCCTTTAAACTAATGCAATATAATCATATACTTGATAGTATGCATCAGTGAGTGCATGCCATTTTCTTGGAATTCTGAAATCGACAGTTTGTTATCTCTTTGGCATTGCAGCTACTGCTCGCATCAATCCTCTTTTTATCGATGGCCTGGAGATATTCgatgagaaaaaacaaaagattGCTGTAATTTCTGAAGTCTCTTCCCCAGGAGAGCTGGAACTCATACAACCAGACAATGTGGAAGTGGAAAACATCGTGATAGACTTCCGAGGTGGATGGCAGGTTAGATATTCGAATATTGGACTATCAGCAAATTACTTCCATGACATATGAATTAATTTCAATTGTCATAGTGAGATAAGTCATCATACTTGCATTTTTGTAATGCATTCTATGCTGTTTAGTCATCTTGAGTGTCTTTTTGTTTGTGTGAATAGCTTATTTGAATTCCATCAATGGTTTGAATGAGTGTCCAGTATACGTTTTTTCTGTGTTGTTAGGATCATTGGCTTGACATGCTGTACTGTTTCATATTTGAGCCGCAACTTGCAAAGTACACTTGACAAAACCCAACAAGCGTTAACAGGTGCCTCCTTTGTCCTCCTGAATTTCGTAGGTTATACCAGCAGAAAATATAGTTGCTGCATTCCAGGGATGTAGAGGAACTGTATTGGCTGTTTCAACAAACTCAACTGAGGCTCAGGTTTTTCTTGAGGTAACTGTCAAGATGTTTCAACATACAATAGAAGTTCCTGTGTATAATGATGTATCGTGTTCCTATCAATTATCTTTTGTGAAGTTGTTCCCCCAGTTACTTAGTTACTTTACAGGCCTTGGAGCAAGGGCTTGATGGAGTTATACTTAAAGTAGAGGACATGGATGATATTATCAAACTCAAGGTATGTTTATCACAACTCTTTGAAATTTCTTTggttttaaattattaaaacaCTGTGGGACTACAATGGTCTTGTGTATAGAGGCAAGTACCgtggtgtgtatatatatacatatatatagatatctAAATCTAAGTGTGAAAGTACAGCTCCTGTTATTGTTACTGATTATCATTTGTCTGATTGTACGATTCACCAGATGTTTGTTTGTTCTCTCCTCCTTTAATCACTCAGGATTATTTTGACAGAAGGAACGAGGCAAAGAGCCAGTTAATGTTGACAAAGGCTACTGTGTCAAAGGTTGAAGTTGTTGGTATGGGTGATCGTGTTTGTGTGGATCTTTGCAGTATGATGCGACCTGGTGAAGGCCTTCTGGTTTGTGTATATTTCTCACTTGTTCACTgtagataaataaataattaacatATATCCTGCAGTACAGAGTTGGTTAAAATCGTTCCACGTGAATGTGTCATTGTGCCCCCAAATAGAACCGCATTAGCATTTTACCTGTCCCAAGCTTCACCAGTCTGCCTCTACATGATGTTCTATTTTCAGGTTGGCTCCTATGCAAGAGGAATGTTTCTTGTTCACTCTGAATGCCTGGAGACAAATTATATTGCAAGCAGGCCTTTCAGGGTCAATGCGGTAAGATATCAACAACTTATGTTGCAGCAAGCTATTGCAGGTATCACTGTACAACAAGAGAAACTAAGACTAATAAAATTTATGTGTTCTCCATTCAGGGCCCTGTTCATGCATATGTTGCAGTCCCTGGTGGCCGAACTAGTTACCTCTCAGAGCTGCAATCAGGTCGGGAAGTAATAGTTGTTGATCAAAATGGTTTGTGGCGTACTGCGATTGTTGGTCGTGTTAAGATTGAATCAAGGCCTCTAATCCTTGTAGAAGCAAAGGTACATAACTAACAATGATCTCCCTTCAAATGATTGCTGTACATTCATGGATTGTCAATTTCATGGCGTATGGGCTTGCTGCAGGAGAACGGTGGAGATGATACTTACAGCATTTTCCTGCAAAATGCCGAGACAGTTGCACTTATCACTCCTGAAAAAGGTAAGCCCATATGGACAACTTTTGAAGATAGGACTGTAAGTTTTGAGCTGCAACTATAATAAGCCATAAATTTCAGTTATGTTTGAATGATGCTAATCACCATGTGATTAGTACACATATTCAATCAACTCATTCTGGAACCATATGATTGTTTTATGTAGGATCTAGTGGAAGAACTGCTATACCTGTGACTTCACTGAAAGTTGGTGATGAGGTTTTGGTGAGGAAACAGGGCGGTGCCCGTCACACTGGAATAGAGATTCAGGAGTTTATTGTTGAGAAATGAGACTGCGTCAGTTATTCAGTTACCTGCTAGCAGGCCAGTCTTTGTTCTTCCCAAACAATTCTTTTGCTAATTCATGGGAGTGAAAATTCACACCAACTTATGATAGGGGACTATCTGAATCATCATTGAATTCGAGCCATGTACATCTGTATATACTATAGTACTAGTAACTTTTAAGTCAAGGAGGAAATTTCCATTTGGATGTGAAACGATCTGATGGGTCTCATTCTCTGATAGGATCATAACATTACGCTATGGGTAATCAGTCCTTTTCAGCTGGTTATGTCTGTCTCAACCCCGTAATCTGGCAATCTCTTTCTGAAAAACAGTTCCGTCAGAATGTGTTCAAAGGGAGCTGTCAGATGTGAATAGAGAAGTGCATGAACTTGCTATCTCAAATCAACTGCTGAGAAAACCTGGGAAAAATATCCAATTCACAGTTTGTCACCTTTCATAGTGAGATAATCCTTTTGACTGAGatcaataaagcttccattatataaaaaaatatccctCCGTGGAaaaataatataaggaattCTGGTtgaatgtgacatatcctaatactataaatctggacaaacTCTTTGTCAAACCtattcagattcatagtactggAATATGTCCAATCAAACtaaaatccattatattttagaacggatgaaGTATAACACAGTGAGTACGGTTCTCTGCATCATGATCCCAGCATGGCAGAGAGCAGCGTGAAGCAAAATCAAGGAGAAGAAATGCAAAGGGAGTATCATAGCAGCAACCCAGGCACCAgaattcggcacccattatctCGGCAAACAATTTACATTATAATGGACGTCAGATTCTCGTGTCACACAGATAAAAGAAATATCACTAGAAACAGAAAGTTCCTCGagaaaaaaaggacaaaaaaacaCTGCTTACATAACAAACTATACAGCCGTGCAGATAAAAGACCTCTTCTATGTTGCACTTCTAGTGCACTTTGGCAGTCCTATATCCTGGCAATGGGGATGCTGCTGCTCCAAGTGAGCGCCGTGGCGATGGCTGGATTCTCATCGGCGACTTAGGGACGGCGTTTGAGGTTCTCCGGATGTCAACCTGTGGTGAAGCCATATTATATTTGGAGTCCTGCAGCTGCTCCAGCTCTTCCAAGACCTCAGACATCCGCGGGCGCATCTTGGCATCATTGCAGATGCATTGCAAGGCGATGTTCGCAATGGCGTGGGCGCCTTTCTTCGGATATTGGCCTCCCAGCTTTGTATCCATGACACGGTACAGCCTACGCTTGTCGCCCAAGTGGGGTTTGGCCCAGTCAACTAGGTTCTGCTCTATGCCTGGTTTCGATTTGTCCAGGGCCCGTCTTCCTGTGAGCAACTCAAGCAACACCACACCAAAGCTGTAGACATCTGCCTTTGCAGAGAGGCGACCTATAAAGTTTTAGGTTAAGTAACATGAGAACTGGTTGCTCCAGATATAAACCATACAATATCTATTTAATTGCTACGCAGAGTGGTACATTTCCTCAATGAAAAGATTAGTTTGACTTGGCATTTGACAATGTGCCAGGAATTCAGAAAATGAAGACAAAATAAAAGGAAAGGTATGACTGACTCTCCTGCGCTGGAATTAAGGGAAAAAACATACAAAATATGATCCTTTGAAAAATGGTAACatgataataattttttttctaacttaaCTAATATAGTGATATGCCTTCTGTTATGTATCTGGGCATTTGGCAATATGCATAAGATGCTTTATGCAGCAAGATAAATTCCAGTGAGCTTGGGAAATGTAAAGCAATGACACCAAGCTTCATTAgcaatatttttagataattcaAAGCTTCAGTAGCACCTGGCAGTCATATGTCTGATCCTAGTTTAAACCGATGCTATATAACAGAAAAGACTTCCCATGATTTATTCAAAGCAAAGAATTAAAATTTAACCTGTCGCAATGTACTCCGGAGCTGCATATCCGTGAGTACCCATGACCTGTGTGGAAACATGGGTCTTATCCCCAGTAGGACCTGCTTTTGCTAAACCAAAATCTGAGAGCTTGGAATTAAATTCCTGCAATTAACCAAGGGGAAAAATGTTGATAGAACATCTCAACAAGCTATACAAGCTTGATGATTAGAGTCAACATTAATTATCAACCATACCGAGTCAAGGAGAATGTTTGATGCCTTGAAATCACGATATATAACTTGGTTCTCAGCGTCATGCAAAAACGACAAGCCCCTAGCAGCACCTATAGCTACCTTGAGCCTTATTGCCCATGACAAAGGATCAGCACCTCCTacaagaatagaaaaaaaatgttatttgaaCTATGTGAACATTTAAGACATGAGAAACCAGGAAATCAAGAaggcataaatatttttaatagagAACATACTTCTGAACAGATGATTCTCCAAACTTCCCTTTGGCATGAACTCATACACCAGAAGTCGGTTGTCGCCATCAGAGCAATAGCCAATCAGCTTAACAAGATTTTTGTGGTGAAGTTGGCCAAGGTAGTTAACCTCTGTCTGCAGCGTAAAAATAGGAATAAGGTATCGTGAAATATGTCTTAAGAGAACAGCAGAAAACAGCGGTGGGTAACATTCTGAACCTACCAGCCATTCCTTGTGTCCTTGGAAACCTTCTGGTTTAAGCTTCTTGACGGCAACAACCATACCACTTCCTGGTTTTGAAGGAGCAAGCGTGTGTTCATCAATCCAACCTTTGTAGACATGTCCAAATCCTCCTTCACCA
Coding sequences:
- the LOC4331771 gene encoding uncharacterized protein isoform X2 yields the protein MAVSSLAFARVLVPPSPRTALASACSHSIKMCASSASPSESKKTVWVWTTNRQVMTAAVERGWSTFLFGSKDLGKDWSSTARINPLFIDGLEIFDEKKQKIAVISEVSSPGELELIQPDNVEVENIVIDFRGGWQVIPAENIVAAFQGCRGTVLAVSTNSTEAQVFLEALEQGLDGVILKVEDMDDIIKLKDYFDRRNEAKSQLMLTKATVSKVEVVGMGDRVCVDLCSMMRPGEGLLVGSYARGMFLVHSECLETNYIASRPFRVNAGPVHAYVAVPGGRTSYLSELQSGREVIVVDQNGLWRTAIVGRVKIESRPLILVEAKENGGDDTYSIFLQNAETVALITPEKGSSGRTAIPVTSLKVGDEVLVRKQGGARHTGIEIQEFIVEK
- the LOC4331771 gene encoding uncharacterized protein isoform X1; this translates as MAVSSLAFARVLVPPSPRTALASACSHSIKMCASSASPSESKKTVWVWTTNRQVMTAAVERGWSTFLFGSKDLGKDWSSTARINPLFIDGLEIFDEKKQKIAVISEVSSPGELELIQPDNVEVENIVIDFRGGWQVIPAENIVAAFQGCRGTVLAVSTNSTEAQVFLEALEQGLDGVILKVEDMDDIIKLKDYFDRRNEAKSQLMLTKATVSKVEVVGMGDRVCVDLCSMMRPGEGLLVCVGSYARGMFLVHSECLETNYIASRPFRVNAGPVHAYVAVPGGRTSYLSELQSGREVIVVDQNGLWRTAIVGRVKIESRPLILVEAKENGGDDTYSIFLQNAETVALITPEKGSSGRTAIPVTSLKVGDEVLVRKQGGARHTGIEIQEFIVEK
- the LOC4331772 gene encoding probable serine/threonine-protein kinase PBL3 isoform X2, producing the protein MGNCMDTTARVDHSMNNGAYPSKVTSKTSLSSVPSTFKSNSSRSTLTLPSMKDRSELPTPRTEGEILSSSNLKAFSFNDLRNATKNFRPDSLLGEGGFGHVYKGWIDEHTLAPSKPGSGMVVAVKKLKPEGFQGHKEWLTEVNYLGQLHHKNLVKLIGYCSDGDNRLLVYEFMPKGSLENHLFRRGADPLSWAIRLKVAIGAARGLSFLHDAENQVIYRDFKASNILLDSEFNSKLSDFGLAKAGPTGDKTHVSTQVMGTHGYAAPEYIATGRLSAKADVYSFGVVLLELLTGRRALDKSKPGIEQNLVDWAKPHLGDKRRLYRVMDTKLGGQYPKKGAHAIANIALQCICNDAKMRPRMSEVLEELEQLQDSKYNMASPQVDIRRTSNAVPKSPMRIQPSPRRSLGAAASPLPGYRTAKVH
- the LOC4331772 gene encoding probable serine/threonine-protein kinase PBL3 isoform X3, translating into MVVAVKKLKPEGFQGHKEWLTEVNYLGQLHHKNLVKLIGYCSDGDNRLLVYEFMPKGSLENHLFRRGADPLSWAIRLKVAIGAARGLSFLHDAENQVIYRDFKASNILLDSEFNSKLSDFGLAKAGPTGDKTHVSTQVMGTHGYAAPEYIATGRLSAKADVYSFGVVLLELLTGRRALDKSKPGIEQNLVDWAKPHLGDKRRLYRVMDTKLGGQYPKKGAHAIANIALQCICNDAKMRPRMSEVLEELEQLQDSKYNMASPQVDIRRTSNAVPKSPMRIQPSPRRSLGAAASPLPGYRTAKVH
- the LOC4331772 gene encoding probable serine/threonine-protein kinase PBL3 isoform X1; the protein is MGNCMDTTARVDHSMNNGASDPSKVTSKTSLSSVPSTFKSNSSRSTLTLPSMKDRSELPTPRTEGEILSSSNLKAFSFNDLRNATKNFRPDSLLGEGGFGHVYKGWIDEHTLAPSKPGSGMVVAVKKLKPEGFQGHKEWLTEVNYLGQLHHKNLVKLIGYCSDGDNRLLVYEFMPKGSLENHLFRRGADPLSWAIRLKVAIGAARGLSFLHDAENQVIYRDFKASNILLDSEFNSKLSDFGLAKAGPTGDKTHVSTQVMGTHGYAAPEYIATGRLSAKADVYSFGVVLLELLTGRRALDKSKPGIEQNLVDWAKPHLGDKRRLYRVMDTKLGGQYPKKGAHAIANIALQCICNDAKMRPRMSEVLEELEQLQDSKYNMASPQVDIRRTSNAVPKSPMRIQPSPRRSLGAAASPLPGYRTAKVH